One segment of Neobacillus endophyticus DNA contains the following:
- the crcB gene encoding fluoride efflux transporter CrcB — translation MNHILLVAVGGFFGAISRFGFSAWMRGKYPSSFPLGTLLINLTGSFLLGLIIGANLADSWKLLLGTGFMGAFTTFSTFKLENIQLHTNRNWNIMIPYLVVSYTFGILLAFVGMRLGQHLQ, via the coding sequence ATGAATCATATTTTATTAGTAGCCGTTGGCGGATTTTTTGGGGCCATCTCCAGGTTTGGCTTTAGCGCTTGGATGAGAGGAAAATACCCTTCTTCATTTCCGTTGGGGACCTTATTAATTAATTTAACTGGATCCTTTTTACTGGGGTTGATTATAGGAGCAAATTTGGCGGATTCCTGGAAACTGTTGTTAGGAACAGGTTTCATGGGGGCATTTACAACGTTTTCCACCTTTAAATTAGAAAATATCCAGCTACATACGAATCGAAATTGGAACATTATGATTCCATATCTAGTTGTAAGTTACACGTTCGGGATCCTTCTCGCATTTGTTGGTATGAGGCTGGGGCAACACCTCCAATAA